In the genome of Fervidobacterium thailandense, the window TGAGGTATGTAATCCTTCCTCAGGCGTTTCGAAACATTCTTCCAGCGTTGGGAAACGAGTTTATTACACTTACGAAAGACAGCTCGCTGGCATCGGTGATAGGTGTATCGGAACTGATGAGGAGTGGTCAGTTCGTTATTTCACGGACTTTCCAAACTTTCTCCATCTATTTTGGCATCGCGTTCATTTACTTTATAATGACCCTCGTTATCTCAAGAATTGTGCGTTACGTTGAAAGGAGGCTCTCAGTAGGATGAACGAAAATACCACAAGTTCAGAAGCCTCCCAAGAAATTCTAAGAATTGAGAATCTTCACAAACGTTTTGGAAATCTTGAAGTTCTGAAGGGTGTAAATCTTTCGGTGAAGAAAGCGGAAACCATAGTTATAATTGGCCCCAGCGGTGGAGGTAAAAGTACGCTCTTAAGATGTATCAACAGACTTGAGGAATACCAAAGTGGAAAGATTTTTCTTGACGGAGTTGACATTCAGCAGATCGACGTCAACAAACTTAGGACGCGTGTCGGTATGGTTTTCCAACAGTTCAACTTGTTTCCACACATGAATGTTTTACAAAACCTTATTCTGGCACCGATGAAAGTCAAAAACATGCCTGAAGAGCAAGCCATCGAAAAAGCGCATGCGTTACTTCAGAGAGTAGGACTTCTGGACAAAATTTACGCTTTTCCAGAGCAACTTTCAGGGGGTCAAAAACAACGTGTTGCGATTGCGAGAGCTTTAATGATGGATCCGGAGGTTATGCTCTTTGATGAACCCACCTCAGCCCTTGATCCGGAGTTGGTGGGAGAAGTCTTGGAGGTTATGAAAAACCTTGCGGAGAGTGGTATGACCATGCTGGTAGTTACCCATGAAATGGGATTTGCACGGGATGTTGCTGACCGAATCGTATTCATAAGCAACGGCGTTGTTGAAGAAGAGGGACCTCCAGAACAGATATTGAAGAACCCACAAAAACAAAGAACTAAAGAGTTCCTGAGAAGAATTCTTGAATAGTAAATCCGATTTTTCTTTTGCATGCCCGGTCTCAAAGTTTAAGACCGGGCTTTTTACTTATAGCTCAACTGCTAAGAATTACGTATTTAAAGATTCAACTGTAATTTTGAGATGAAGAAATCAAAAAACGAAACAGAGTTGTAATATTCCTTTTCAGGCTAAAAAATGACCATTAACGCTAAATAACATTGAAAAAATGTTCTTTTCATATCGATGACAACGTTTTACAACGTTGTTTGTTGTGCTATAATTTCCAAAGAAGTGGAGTAGAACTAACCGACTTTTACCGTAGGGGGGTGGACCCATGTGGAAGGAACTTGAGGAATGGCTCAAGCAGAACTTAACGATCCAGGAGCTGAAGGCCAAGGCCAAGGAGCTTGGTCTTCCGGTAAAAAAGCAGATGACGAAGAACGACGTCCGGCGCATGATCGAGAAATTCCTTGAAAGGGTCAGACTCGGTGACCAACCTCAAACGAACGTCTCCTCGGCGGGTAGTGCACAGGTTCAGACACAGGTTACTGAACGTCAAACTCCCATACGCGAGGATTTAAACCTTCCGGAAACTTACAACAAAGACAAACTCGTTGCGATGCCCGTCAATCCTTACTGGATCCACCTGTACTGGGACTTTTCCGAAGAAAACAGAAAATTCCTCTCCTCTGGTAACGTTCGAAAGCTCGTCCTGCGCGTCTATGATGTGACCTTCATCGAGTTTGACGGCACAAACGCCCACAGGACATTTGAAGTTCCGATTGACTTGTCTATCAAGAACTACTACTTGAACATCCCCATGCCGGGGGCACATTACCTTGGAGAAATCGGATACTACGACGCTGAAGGACGTTACGTTTCAATTATCCGCTCGAATTTGTGTAAAGTACCAACGAATTCTCCAAGTTCATCAACTCGTGAACGCTGGCTCGATCTGAGGAAGCACAGAAGAATCGTAACTCCAGCGGCAGGGATGCTCACCCCGATTATTGAGCGTGTACCCGGTTCACCTCACGGACTGGAGCATCTTTTTCGCATCTCCAACGTTGGTAGCATCAGTGTATTTCAACTCAGTGGGAAGGGGATATAAGTATGCCGCGGGGTCAAATAGTCTTCGTTCTTCACGCTCATCTGCCGTACGTTCATCATCCAGAGTATCCGTTCTTCTTG includes:
- a CDS encoding amino acid ABC transporter ATP-binding protein → MNENTTSSEASQEILRIENLHKRFGNLEVLKGVNLSVKKAETIVIIGPSGGGKSTLLRCINRLEEYQSGKIFLDGVDIQQIDVNKLRTRVGMVFQQFNLFPHMNVLQNLILAPMKVKNMPEEQAIEKAHALLQRVGLLDKIYAFPEQLSGGQKQRVAIARALMMDPEVMLFDEPTSALDPELVGEVLEVMKNLAESGMTMLVVTHEMGFARDVADRIVFISNGVVEEEGPPEQILKNPQKQRTKEFLRRILE
- a CDS encoding DUF4912 domain-containing protein, which produces MWKELEEWLKQNLTIQELKAKAKELGLPVKKQMTKNDVRRMIEKFLERVRLGDQPQTNVSSAGSAQVQTQVTERQTPIREDLNLPETYNKDKLVAMPVNPYWIHLYWDFSEENRKFLSSGNVRKLVLRVYDVTFIEFDGTNAHRTFEVPIDLSIKNYYLNIPMPGAHYLGEIGYYDAEGRYVSIIRSNLCKVPTNSPSSSTRERWLDLRKHRRIVTPAAGMLTPIIERVPGSPHGLEHLFRISNVGSISVFQLSGKGI